The following are from one region of the Silene latifolia isolate original U9 population chromosome 9, ASM4854445v1, whole genome shotgun sequence genome:
- the LOC141598963 gene encoding uncharacterized protein LOC141598963: MDPPLPPTQTTTVPTTTYPDSTDSPRSRADLDPLQPTTKLRLMCSYGGHIIPRPHDKSLCYVGGDTRMVVIPRTSTLPDLLSRLSKTLINSPLPHQHHHQHPFTLKYQLPHEDLDSLITVSTDEDLDNMIDEYDRLSALKSKSGRIRLFLFPSPSLDSTQSMGPILDGSNRSEDWFLNALNSAAELQRGFSEPGSISNLLGLDQEVEFVNPSSNININNINNKSTNDLQSVPDSPMVETTSSFGSTSSQPSFLNLAPIRVHVDDGNGRFVDQRSGIEEQFAQLGMGGGGGGGGGIQLNKQGEDGFVAISSSPSVAMMAAGGGGGGGGGGEFGNRNYSEDDRSDHGYRKQQQVTGQGQGQQQQQQQQMMGQNQQTGGDLPSPDSVSSDNSLSSANARQKPGMYQDSNSQLSSGSNRPSQGMQVQVSDSGYVYHPQYEQHQRHMLQQHQHQQQQQQQHHQQQQLHLLQQQQHQQQQQGQTHQQPQQQPQQQAQQQYLPPGAHYVQHHPQGSVPMQGYYPMYQPQQQNLQQQQQQYPVYYVQAGQAQGYSLPGQQQQPQQQQQQQQQQPNRGEGPTSVTTSRTQTQPNPSYNQARNMNVNMNMPPPKSEVGPGMYRTNTAAGGGMVQVVSNQQQPPPKSQPQQQQQYMGYSQPHHPSQSIAPNPGAASGYAYDFADPPRSQIYYTQPLQPALASQYQGGTSGGPTMMMPDGSSQPSSDNGK, translated from the exons ATGGACCCACCTCTCCCACCCACCCAAACCACCACCGTACCCACCACCACATACCCGGACTCCACAGACTCCCCACGTTCCCGCGCCGACCTCGACCCCCTCCAACCCACCACCAAACTCCGACTCATGTGCAGCTACGGCGGCCACATAATCCCCCGTCCACACGACAAATCCCTCTGTTACGTCGGAGGCGACACGCGCATGGTCGTCATCCCTCGCACCTccactcttcccgacctcctctCTCGCCTCTCCAAAACCCTCATCAACTCCCCCTTACCAcatcaacaccaccaccaacaccccttCACCTTAAAATACCAACTCCCGCACGAAGATCTCGATTCTCTCATCACCGTCTCTACCGACGAAGATCTCGATAATATGATCGACGAATACGACCGCCTTTCCGCTTTGAAATCTAAATCCGGTCGGATCCGGTTATTTCTATTTCCATCCCCGTCTTTAGACTCGACTCAGTCTATGGGTCCGATACTTGACGGGTCGAACCGGTCTGAGGATTGGTTTTTAAACGCGTTGAATTCTGCGGCGGAGTTACAGCGTGGGTTTTCGGAACCCGGTTCGATTAGTAATTTGCTTGGGTTGGATCAGGAGGTTGAGTTTGTTAATCCGAGtagtaatattaatattaataatattaataataagagTACGAATGATTTGCAATCGGTGCCGGATTCGCCGATGGTTGAAACGACGTCGTCGTTTGGGTCGACTTCGTCTCAGCCGAGTTTTTTGAATTTGGCTCCGATTAGGGTTCATGTTGATGATGGAAATGGTAGGTTTGTTGATCAGAGGAGTGGAATTGAGGAACAGTTTGCTCAGTTGGGTAtgggcggcggcggcggcggcggtggtggaATTCAATTGAATAAGCAGGGTGAAGACGGGTTTGTTGCGATTTCTTCGTCGCCTAGTGTTGCTATGATGGCGGCTGGTGgaggaggaggtggtggtggtggtggtgagttTGGGAATCGGAATTATTCGGAAGATGATAGATCAGATCATGGATATAGGAAGCAACAGCAGGTGACAGGTCAAGGTCAAGGTCAgcaacaacagcagcagcagcagatgATGGGGCAAAACCAGCAAACTGGGGGTGATTTGCCGTCTCCTGATTCGGTTTCTAG TGACAATAGTCTATCAAGTGCAAATGCTCGGCAAAAGCCGGGGATGTATCAAGATTCCAATAGTCAGTTATCTTCGGGAAGTAATAGGCCTTCTCAAGGTATGCAAGTTCAAGTTTCCGATTCAGGGTATGTGTACCATCCTCAATACGAACAACATCAACGACATATGCTTCAGCAACATCAACaccagcagcagcaacaacagcaACATCATCAACAGCAGCAACTACACTTGCTTCAGCAACAGCAACATCAACAACAGCAACAAGGGCAAACACATCAACAACCTCAGCAACAACCCCAGCAACAAGCGCAGCAACAATATCTGCCACCTGGCGCACATTACGTCCAACATCATCCTCAGGGGTCGGTGCCCATGCAAGGTTATTATCCCATGTATCAACCTCAGCAGCAGAATCTTCAGCAACAGCAGCAACAATATCCTGTGTACTATGTGCAAGCTGGGCAAGCTCAAGGTTACAGCTTGCCGGGCCAACAGCAACAGCCACAGCAacagcaacagcagcagcagcagcagccgaATAGGGGTGAAGGTCCTACTTCCGTCACTACCAGCCGTACCCAAACTCAGCCTAATCCTTCGTATAATCAAGCGCGGAATATGAATGTGAATATGAATATGCCACCTCCGAAATCTGAAGTTGGTCCCGGTATGTACAGAACAAACACTGCAGCAGGCGGGGGCATGGTTCAGGTTGTCTCGAATCAGCAGCAACCTCCGCCTAAGTCTCAGCCTCAACAGCAACAGCAATATATGGGCTATTCTCAGCCCCATCACCCATCACAATCCATTGCTCCTAATCCAGGGGCGGCTTCAGGTTACGCATATGATTTTGCGGACCCCCCTCGGTCTCAAATCTACTATACTCAACCTCTGCAACCTGCGCTAGCGTCTCAATATCAGGGTGGGACGTCAGGTGGCCCCACTATGATGATGCCAGATGGTTCTTCTCAGCCTTCTAGTGACAACGGCAAGTAA